From the Streptococcus hyointestinalis genome, the window GTTCTTCCAATTGTTTCACTTTGAGTTGAAGTTGTTCAGCTTCGGTAAGATTGGGTTTACTCTCTAATCCTTTTCCACGTCTATCAAGGAGACCTTGAGAGCCATCTTTTTCAAACTTACGCACCCAATAATAAACCTGCTGGTAAGAGACACCAAACTTCTCAACAGCAGCTTGGTAGTCTTTAGCGTGAGCAATGGTGTAGTTGACAATCTCAATACGTTCTTCGAATGTTGTTGGTCTTCCTTGTTTCATACGGCTGTATCCTTTACTAGTAGCTTTTAAGTCTTTACCACTAGTATATCGTTTTATCCAGCTTCTGAGAACATAAGTATCAGAAATATCATAGCGTTGACAAACATCTATCAACGCCCCTTTTCCATCTAGATAATCTAGGACTGCCTGTTCTTTCAACTCTTGACTATATTTCTTCCAAGTTCGCCTTTCCTTTAGACCATCCACGCCATCTTTCTCATACTTGAGTTTCCAAGATAATATCGTTGACTTACTTACCTTGAATTGCTTACTGAGTTGTGAAATGGACTTCTTATGACTAAAGAGTAATTGAACTATCTCTAGTTTCTCTTCTTCTGATTTTTGACTTCTTTTGGACATATGAAAACTCCCCTTATAGTTTCTAGTGAATTTTTGTTTTTTCACTGTCTACTATAGGGGGAGTATATCATTAGGAGACTAGTTTTTTCTTCTATTTTTATATTTTCTGTGGCGCCTACGCCAACGGTAGTAGTCTAGGGTGAGGAGGACCTTGTTTTTGATAGGGTAGTCGTGTTGGATAAACTTAGCACTTTCCCAGAAATGCTTGATACCTGGGGTTTGCCAGTTGGATTGGATTAGAAATTGCCCACGACTGCGCTCGTTCTGCTCCTCTCTACTGTAGAAAAATTTGCAAATCTTGGTCAAACGAATCGTTGGCTGATAGTCATTTTCTGCGGTGTAGGGCTCTGTCGCAATATTGATAAGACCGCCTCGCAAAAGCTCTTGCCAAGCTCCACGGTTGGCGTGAAAATATTGGCGCATTGGCAGTTGTAAATCTCTTGGCAACTGCAAAATACGATGAGTGCCACTGAGCTCTTCAACCTCGACATAAAAGTAGATTTTTCGCTTTGCCATTTTAAGTTTTCTCAACTCTTCCGATATAATTTAGCCAAACCTTTTTCTTTTCGTTTTTTATTATACCATATCTAGCGAGAAATATATTATAATAAAGAAAACGACCTCGTAAGGAGTCTTTATGGATTTAGGAGCTACTTTCAAACAACTACGGACATCACGTCATATCACCCTCAAGGAAGCCTGCAAAGACGCATTTTCACCCTCCATGTTATCTAGGTTCGAATCTGGGCAAAATGACCTTTCAGCAGATAAGTTTCTCACTGCACTGGAGCATATCCACACAGATGTCAATGAATTTTTGTACTTAGCTCATGGCTTTACACCATCTGCTTTTGCTGCATTGTTAGAAGCCATTTTCAATCTTGAAACACAGATGGATGTCGCTGGCTTAAGAGCCCTTTATGAGAGGGAAGCTGCTTTGTCTTCTCGTGAACACGCTGTCAACGCTCTCGTCATCAAGGCACATCTCAAAGCACTAGATGATAGCGTCACTATGACCGAGAAAGAAAGTCGTTTTTTGCATGACTATCTGTTTGAGACAGAGATTTGGGGAAGATACGAGCTAGAGCTATTTGCCATCAGCACGCCCCTGCTTAGTGTTGAGCTCTTTAGCAGATATACACGGGAAATCTTGCGTAAAACAGATACTCTTGGCGAACTTCCAGAAAATCGTGCCATCATCCACACTATGCTCCTTAATGGCTTTCTACTCTCTATTGACGAGGAGGATTTTGACAATGCCACTTACTTTGACCAGCAGATAAAGAAGCGCTTTTATCATGAAAAAGAAGCCTACTTTCGAATTGTCTACCTTTTTGCCCAAGGCTTGTTGACTTATAAAAAAGGGGATAAAGTGAATGGTACAAGGCAAATGCAAAAAGCTATTTCGATACTTGAAACTCTTGATTGCCAAAAAGCTGCGAGCTACTATCAAAGGTCACTAGGCCTCTTACTACAAGCAGATAACTGACACCATTTCAAAAAGAAGTGGTGTTTTTTTGAACATATGCAACTTTTTTAGCAAGCGTCCTCTCCTCGTCTATAATAAAGGCAAATAGAAGACAAACTATAAGAAAAGTCAATAGTTTACTTTAAATTTATTTTTGTTTCGATTTTCTTATTTGAGAGTACGACGAAAACACCTTGAAATAACTGAAATTTTTTCAAGGATAAGTATTGTATTTTAAGTATTTATCTCACCTTGCTTTCATCAAAGGGAGTATTGTTCTTGAGAAGATGGAACAATACTCGTACCAGCTTTTTAGCGACATGGGCAACAGCGACGTTATAATGTTTTCCTTGGTCTAACTTGATTCTTAGGTAAGCTTTAAAAGCAGGGGAAAAGCGAGCCACTGATTTGGCAGCTTGTATTAAAGCCCATCGAAGATGTGGAGACCCACGCTTGACCATTTTACCTTGAGTATCTAGTTGTCCAGATTGGTAGATAGATGGTTCTAACCCTGCAAAAGCTTGAAGTTGGGCTGGTTTGTCAAAGGTATGGATATTCCTAATTTCCGCTAAAATGATAGATCCAAGACGATTTCCAATTCCAGCCACAGTTGTGATGACCGAGGTGAACTCAGCCATCAGCTCATCGACTTTGTTTTCAGCTTTAGAGATGAGTCTTTTGTAATGCTTGATATTTTCAATGATTTCGATGAGTTCGAACTCCCGAGCTTCTGAAGTTGTTCCGATAAAGTTTGGAGCGACCTTGAGAATATCTTGTATTTTTGGCATTGTTAATCGTTTGATTTCTAGAAGCTTCTCAAATCCAGCCTCACTCATTTTCTGAGGGCTGGGATAGTGTGATAGGAGTTCATAGGCGTAGTCAGAATGCTTTCCAATGATTTTATCTATCTCAGGGAAGATGATGTCCAAACACCGAGTGTATTGTACTTTCCAATCAGACTGCTTCTTCTTGAGACGGTGAATGTGTCTCGTTAGAATTTTCAGTTCTTCTTTTCTATTATCATGACGAAACTGTTCCCGATTAGGGTCGGATAGTAGCTTAAGGGCAATGGTACGGGCGTCCTTCTTGTCTGTCTTGGTTTTACGAAGTGATAATGACTTGGCGAATTCCTTGATGAGTAGAGGGTTGTAGGTATAGACAGTTGCTCCATGTTCATGAAGAAAATCTAAAAGATTAAAGGCATAATGTCCTGTATCTTCAAGTGCGATGAGATAGTCTTGTTTTAACTGACTGAGGGTATTTATGAACAAGTTAAAACCAGCTCTAGTATTTGAGAAAGTGAGTGGTTTAAGAATAAGTTTTCCTTTGTCGTTTAAGACAGCTACATCGTGTTTGTTTTTAGCGACATCAATGCCAACGAAAATCATATGTGTACCTCCATATAGGTTATTCAAGCGCACTTGGTTATCCACGAACTTTTTGTCTTGTTACCTTACACGAGATAAAACGTCGCTGCGTTATCAAACTCATTACCAATTGAAACAAAAAGCTATGGTTAGAGCCTTTCCGAAATCGTCAAAGCGATTGGAGGGTAGAAACTAATCCACAGTGGCTTTTTCCAAGTATAACACTTGGGCTTTGGCAGTAGCTAACTGCACTAAATATAATATAAGGAGAGCTTGCCATGCATCTCATCATCAAAAATAAGGTCTACCGTCATTTGCTATTGTCACGTATCTTAGATAACCTCGGAGCTTCTCTCTACAATATCGTTTTTGTCGTTTATGCTGCTACTTGCTTTAAGTCGCAAATCATCGTCAGTATCGCCAATATCACCATGATGATACCCACTTTATTTAGCCTTTTGGTTGGGATAAGAGCTGACAAAACCAAGCAAAAAGGGCGCTGGCTGATAACATGTGGCTTTGTCCAAGCTAGTCTTTTCACACTTGTTGGTTTTATCATTAACAAACCAAGTCTTTTGGTCTTTGCCATTGTTTGCTTGGTCAATATCATCAGCGATTGCTTGAGTGACTATGCCAATGGCTTACGCTTGCCGATTTTGCAGAAACAAGTCGCTAAAGAGGACTTGGTTAGTGCCTATGCTAGCAGTCAGTTTGCCATCTATGTCTGTAACCTTTTAGGTCAGACACTAGGCATTTGGTTACTAACGATTGCCAATCAACAGTTTGCTTTTATCGCCTTTATCAACGCTCTGTCCTTTATCCTAGCGTCACTAGTGCTATTGCCTATAAGACAGGACTTAACCTACCAGCACACTGCGCTAAAAGAAGAGATAAGCTCTTCATCAAAGCGGGGAAAAGACTTGTTTTTACAAGTCAAAACGATTTTTCAAGAGCAGGAAAGCGTCCATTTTATCCCGCTACTGCTTAGCATTATGCTAATCAATATGCTCGCTAGCGCTATGACGTCTATTTACAATATCATCTTACTCAAGAAACCCTTGTTAGGGCTTAGCTACAGTCAAGGCGTTTTGATGGTTGAGGTCGCTATGATTGGTGGGCTTTTAGTAGGAAGTCTGTCAACACGAGATTATTTTGCTAAACGCTCACTTAAAACTTTAGTCAGCCTTGCGGGAGTTATGCTGCTTCTGACAGGGCTTAGTCAACTCTTTTCTCTGCCAGCTATTTTTAGTTTATTGTTTCTCTTTATAACTTGCTTTTTATCTGGAAAGGTCAACCCCAAGCTCAATGCACTGCTGTTAAGCCAATTGCCCAGCCAAGTCCTCGCTCGTGTGAGCAGTTTTTTGACCTTACTCTTTACCTTATCAGCTCCACTAGGTGTTGTCATCTTTAGCTTCATCACACCTTTTTCAGAAAAGTTGACTTGGCTCTTGTTTACAGGATTGGCTTTCCTCTCTGTTTTCTTCACCACACAAAAAAAGTTGAGCTAAGCTCAACTTTAACCGAGCACAAGAGCGTCGTCTGTTAGCTCTTGTCCGCTATTTTTGTGGAAGAGTTCCATCAACTGCGCAACGGTTAGGTTCTTTTTCTCCTCACCAGAGATGTCCACAACGATTTTACCGTGATAGAGCATGACCAGGCGGTTACCATAGGTGATAGCATGTTCCATATTGTGGGTAATCATGAGACTGGTGAGTTTTTGCTCTTTGACGATTTTATTGGTCAACTGCATAACCATCTCACTGGTCTTAGGGTCTAGGGCAGCGGTGTGCTCGTCTAAGAGGAGCACTTTTGGTCGAACAAGAGTCGCCATAGACAGCGTCAAGGCTTGACGTTGCCCCCCTGAGAGAAAGGCAGCGTCGGTTTTGAGGCGGTTTTCTAAGCCCAAGCCAAGCTCACTCAGCACGCTCTTAAAGAGCTCACGCTCCTTATCTGTGACAGCATTTTTAAAGAAGCTGCGCTTTTTCCCACGACGATAGGCAATCGCCATGTTTTCTTCGATGGTGAGATTGGTCGCTGTTCCCATACGAGGGTCTTGGAAAACACGGCTAATCGCTTTGGCACGCTTTTCAACAGAGTCTTTTCGGATAGACTTGCCCTCGAGTCTAATATCGCCCTCATCAATGGTGACAAGTCCTGCGATACTGTTTAAAAGCGTTGATTTTCCAGCGCCATTTCCTCCGATAACGGAGATAAAGTCGCCTTCATTGATGGTCAAATCAAGTCCACGAAGGACATGATTTTCATTGACAGTGCCTTTTTCAAAGGTCTTGTGAATACCAGCAAGTTCCAGTAAAGCCATAACTAGTCACCTTCTTTCGTTAATGTTTTTGAGGGGCGCACGCCCAATTTGTTGCGCAGCTCTGGGATGTAGAGAATAACCGCTAGAAGTATCGCTGATACCAGCTTAATCATCTGTGCTTCGATGTCAGTCGTTAGGATAAAGACGATAATCAAGCGGTAGATGACAGAGCCAAGCACCAATGACCACAAGCGTTTACCAAGCGGCAAGTGCTTGATAATGACCTCAGCGAGGATGATTGAGGCTAAGCCGATAACGATAGTACCAACCCCCATGTTGAGGTCAGCATAGCCGTTGTTTTGCGCTAAGAGCGCTCCAGAGAGTGCGATGAGCCCATTTCCAATCATGTAGCCTAAAATCTTCATACGATCGACTTTGATACCGTTAGCCTGTCCCATAGCGACATTGTCTCCAGTCGCACGAAGGGCAAGTCCCAACTGGGTATTTAAGAAAAGGTATAAAATCAAAATCACCAAAACGACAAAGACACTACCAATCAGCAAGACCGAGCTGGTTCTATCCAAGCCAAGCTTTGCAACCATGGTCACAATCGTCTCATGTGTCGACAGATAGACATTTGAGCTGCCTAAGATGAGGAGATTGACCGAGTAAAGACCTGTCAGTGTGATAATCCCTGTCAGAAGGGCTGGAATTTTCATCTTGGTGTGCATGATACCTGAGACAAAACCAGCCAACATCCCACCAAGCATGCCACAGAAAGTCGCTAAGATAGGATTGATGTCGTGCATGATACACAGTGCACAAACCGCAGCTCCCATCGGAAAAGTCCCTTCAGCAGACAAGTCTGCAATATCTAAAATACGAAAGGTGATGAACACCCCGATTGCCATAATGGACCACAACAGCCCTTGCGAAATCCCTGATAATACAATATCTAACATAAACATCCTCTACCTTTATTCTGTAATTTGACTCACATCAATGCCCAAGAGTTTTGCTATTTTCTTGTTGACCACAGCCTTGACGGATTTAGGGTACTCAGCCGGTATCTCTGATGGCTTTTTCCCTTTTAAAATCTGAATCCCCATCTTGGCGGTCTGACGTCCAAGACTCTCATAGTCCGCCCCGTAGGTGAACAAAACACCTTGCGCCACCACGTCCGCAGAGCCTCCGATGACAGGCACCTTCATCTCCTTAGACAACTCTGTCACGAGATTGATGGAGCTGACAATGGTATTATCCGTCGGAATAAAAAGCGCATCGCTCTTAGACATGAGGCTCTTTGCCGTGTCTTGCACGTCATTGGTGGATGAGATACCCTTGACCACTGTTTCGATACCTGCTTTTTTAAAAAGCTTTTTGGCTTGATTGACCTGCACCTCGGAGTTGCGCTCGCTCGTGGTGTACATGATACCGACCTTTTTGACATTTGGCAGCACCTCTTTGAGCAATTCCACTTGCTTGGCAATCGGCGCCATATCGCTGGTTCCTGTAGCGATACCACCTGGGTGCTTCATGCTTTTGACAAGACTCGCTGACACAGGATCCGTCACATCGGTAAAGAGAATCGGCACATCCGTTGACAGACTAGCCAGCGACTGCGCAGCCGTTGTAGCAATCCCTAGCACAAGATCATTTTTTCGAATCAGCTTTTCAGAGATAGACTGAAGATTAGACTGATCACCTTGTGCGTTTTTATAGTCAATCACGATATTTTTACCATTCACATAGCCCTCTTTTTTCAGCTCATCAATAAAACCCTTTCTAGAAGCCGTCAAAGACGGGTGCTCCACATACTGCAAGATACCTATGTGCTTGGCGTCCTTGTCAGCTGTTTTTTCACTCTCTGACGTGCTCGAACAGGCACTAAGCACTAACACAGCAGCACTAAGCGCTAACAATCCCTTTAGGAAACGTTTCATCATTTCTCCCTTTCTAAAATGCTATCAAAAAACCAGCTAGGTAGATAAACTAGCTGGTTAATGCCTATGTTTACATAGAAGTGACAGCCAGTTAGAAAATTATTATCTAATCGGCTAATCATCACAAAAGGCTTTAGCTTCATAGATACAAACTCACAACGTCTGTACCTCATAGCTACAAACGTCTATCTAGAAACTAAAGTAATATCCCTTGCTCTTTACAATCACTGCTACTCTTGGCATGTCGTCCTCCTCACCTCACGGTGTAAAATGTCTAATAGTTAATATTACTATACCTTTATTTAAGAAACTTGTCAATAGATTTTTAAAGGATAAAACACTAGAAGTCACCTCCTAGTGTTTGTG encodes:
- a CDS encoding DUF7679 family protein yields the protein MAKRKIYFYVEVEELSGTHRILQLPRDLQLPMRQYFHANRGAWQELLRGGLINIATEPYTAENDYQPTIRLTKICKFFYSREEQNERSRGQFLIQSNWQTPGIKHFWESAKFIQHDYPIKNKVLLTLDYYRWRRRHRKYKNRRKN
- a CDS encoding Rgg/GadR/MutR family transcriptional regulator; amino-acid sequence: MDLGATFKQLRTSRHITLKEACKDAFSPSMLSRFESGQNDLSADKFLTALEHIHTDVNEFLYLAHGFTPSAFAALLEAIFNLETQMDVAGLRALYEREAALSSREHAVNALVIKAHLKALDDSVTMTEKESRFLHDYLFETEIWGRYELELFAISTPLLSVELFSRYTREILRKTDTLGELPENRAIIHTMLLNGFLLSIDEEDFDNATYFDQQIKKRFYHEKEAYFRIVYLFAQGLLTYKKGDKVNGTRQMQKAISILETLDCQKAASYYQRSLGLLLQADN
- a CDS encoding IS110 family transposase — its product is MIFVGIDVAKNKHDVAVLNDKGKLILKPLTFSNTRAGFNLFINTLSQLKQDYLIALEDTGHYAFNLLDFLHEHGATVYTYNPLLIKEFAKSLSLRKTKTDKKDARTIALKLLSDPNREQFRHDNRKEELKILTRHIHRLKKKQSDWKVQYTRCLDIIFPEIDKIIGKHSDYAYELLSHYPSPQKMSEAGFEKLLEIKRLTMPKIQDILKVAPNFIGTTSEAREFELIEIIENIKHYKRLISKAENKVDELMAEFTSVITTVAGIGNRLGSIILAEIRNIHTFDKPAQLQAFAGLEPSIYQSGQLDTQGKMVKRGSPHLRWALIQAAKSVARFSPAFKAYLRIKLDQGKHYNVAVAHVAKKLVRVLFHLLKNNTPFDESKVR
- a CDS encoding MFS transporter, which encodes MHLIIKNKVYRHLLLSRILDNLGASLYNIVFVVYAATCFKSQIIVSIANITMMIPTLFSLLVGIRADKTKQKGRWLITCGFVQASLFTLVGFIINKPSLLVFAIVCLVNIISDCLSDYANGLRLPILQKQVAKEDLVSAYASSQFAIYVCNLLGQTLGIWLLTIANQQFAFIAFINALSFILASLVLLPIRQDLTYQHTALKEEISSSSKRGKDLFLQVKTIFQEQESVHFIPLLLSIMLINMLASAMTSIYNIILLKKPLLGLSYSQGVLMVEVAMIGGLLVGSLSTRDYFAKRSLKTLVSLAGVMLLLTGLSQLFSLPAIFSLLFLFITCFLSGKVNPKLNALLLSQLPSQVLARVSSFLTLLFTLSAPLGVVIFSFITPFSEKLTWLLFTGLAFLSVFFTTQKKLS
- a CDS encoding ABC transporter ATP-binding protein; this translates as MALLELAGIHKTFEKGTVNENHVLRGLDLTINEGDFISVIGGNGAGKSTLLNSIAGLVTIDEGDIRLEGKSIRKDSVEKRAKAISRVFQDPRMGTATNLTIEENMAIAYRRGKKRSFFKNAVTDKERELFKSVLSELGLGLENRLKTDAAFLSGGQRQALTLSMATLVRPKVLLLDEHTAALDPKTSEMVMQLTNKIVKEQKLTSLMITHNMEHAITYGNRLVMLYHGKIVVDISGEEKKNLTVAQLMELFHKNSGQELTDDALVLG
- a CDS encoding ABC transporter permease, whose protein sequence is MLDIVLSGISQGLLWSIMAIGVFITFRILDIADLSAEGTFPMGAAVCALCIMHDINPILATFCGMLGGMLAGFVSGIMHTKMKIPALLTGIITLTGLYSVNLLILGSSNVYLSTHETIVTMVAKLGLDRTSSVLLIGSVFVVLVILILYLFLNTQLGLALRATGDNVAMGQANGIKVDRMKILGYMIGNGLIALSGALLAQNNGYADLNMGVGTIVIGLASIILAEVIIKHLPLGKRLWSLVLGSVIYRLIIVFILTTDIEAQMIKLVSAILLAVILYIPELRNKLGVRPSKTLTKEGD
- a CDS encoding ABC transporter substrate-binding protein, coding for MKRFLKGLLALSAAVLVLSACSSTSESEKTADKDAKHIGILQYVEHPSLTASRKGFIDELKKEGYVNGKNIVIDYKNAQGDQSNLQSISEKLIRKNDLVLGIATTAAQSLASLSTDVPILFTDVTDPVSASLVKSMKHPGGIATGTSDMAPIAKQVELLKEVLPNVKKVGIMYTTSERNSEVQVNQAKKLFKKAGIETVVKGISSTNDVQDTAKSLMSKSDALFIPTDNTIVSSINLVTELSKEMKVPVIGGSADVVAQGVLFTYGADYESLGRQTAKMGIQILKGKKPSEIPAEYPKSVKAVVNKKIAKLLGIDVSQITE